From Thalassococcus sp. S3, one genomic window encodes:
- a CDS encoding YafY family protein translates to MRRTDRLFDIIQILRDGKLHRAQDIAARLEVSVRTIYRDMDTLVASGVPVQGERGVGYMAVDAITLPPLTLTPAELEALNLGMAIVAEAADPDLKAAADSLAAKVDAVLPAETIAEADAWKFAVYPFADAARGFSHMATLRGAIKGKQKLHLSYRRIDTTLTARKVRPLHMEYWGRVWTLTAWCELRSDFRVFRVDLIEEASALPELFVDEPGKRLSDYDPG, encoded by the coding sequence ATGCGTCGCACCGACCGCCTTTTTGACATCATCCAGATCCTGCGCGACGGCAAGCTGCACCGCGCGCAGGACATCGCCGCGCGGCTTGAGGTGTCCGTCCGCACGATCTATCGCGACATGGACACGCTCGTGGCCTCCGGCGTTCCGGTACAGGGCGAGCGTGGCGTGGGTTACATGGCCGTCGACGCCATCACCCTGCCCCCACTGACCCTGACCCCCGCCGAGCTTGAGGCACTCAACCTCGGAATGGCCATCGTCGCCGAAGCCGCCGACCCCGACCTCAAAGCCGCCGCCGATAGCCTCGCGGCCAAGGTCGATGCCGTCCTGCCCGCAGAAACCATCGCCGAGGCGGATGCCTGGAAATTCGCGGTTTATCCCTTTGCCGACGCCGCGCGTGGCTTTTCCCACATGGCGACATTGCGCGGGGCGATCAAGGGCAAACAGAAGCTCCACCTCTCCTACCGTCGCATCGACACCACGCTCACCGCGCGAAAGGTGCGCCCCTTGCACATGGAATATTGGGGCCGTGTCTGGACCCTCACCGCCTGGTGTGAACTCCGCTCTGACTTCCGCGTCTTCCGTGTGGACCTGATCGAAGAGGCCAGCGCTCTCCCGGAGCTCTTCGTCGATGAACCCGGTAAACGCCTCTCAGACTATGACCCGGGCTAA
- a CDS encoding protein-L-isoaspartate(D-aspartate) O-methyltransferase: MTDPDAEIRMQFLFALRSKGVTDARVLGAMEAIDRGPFVRGLFAERAYEDMPLPIACGQTISQPSVVGLMTQALQVEPRDKVLEVGTGSGYQAAILSKLARRVYTIDRHARLVREARSVFSQLDLVNITAVTLDGSFGLPDQAPFDRIIVTAAAEDPPGPLLAQLKIGGIMVVPVGQSDAVQTLIRVRRTDEGYAYDELRPVRFVPLLEGLGKDG, translated from the coding sequence ATGACGGATCCCGACGCCGAGATCCGCATGCAGTTTCTCTTTGCGCTCCGGTCAAAAGGGGTGACCGACGCGCGGGTGCTCGGCGCGATGGAGGCGATTGATCGCGGCCCCTTCGTGCGCGGTCTCTTCGCCGAACGCGCCTACGAGGATATGCCGCTTCCCATTGCCTGCGGCCAGACGATCAGTCAGCCATCGGTGGTTGGGCTGATGACACAGGCGCTTCAGGTCGAACCACGCGACAAGGTTCTGGAGGTCGGAACCGGCTCGGGCTACCAGGCTGCGATCCTCTCCAAACTGGCCCGCCGGGTCTATACGATCGACCGGCATGCCCGGCTGGTGCGGGAGGCGCGGTCCGTTTTCTCGCAGCTTGACCTCGTCAACATCACGGCTGTCACGCTGGACGGCTCCTTTGGCCTGCCCGATCAGGCACCCTTCGACCGGATCATCGTGACCGCCGCCGCAGAAGACCCGCCCGGCCCCCTATTGGCGCAACTGAAAATCGGCGGTATCATGGTGGTGCCGGTCGGGCAGTCAGATGCGGTACAAACCCTGATCCGGGTCCGACGGACCGATGAGGGATACGCGTATGACGAGTTGCGCCCGGTGCGGTTCGTGCCCCTCCTGGAAGGGCTGGGCAAGGACGGCTGA
- the surE gene encoding 5'/3'-nucleotidase SurE → MRILITNDDGINAPGLKVLTAIAEELAGPEGEVWTVAPAFEQSGVAHCISYTHPMMIAQMGDRRFAAEGSPADCVLAGLHDVMKDAPPELVLSGVNRGNNSAENALYSGTLGGALEAALQGLPALALSQYYGPRNVQTQNPFEAAAVHGADLIRKILDATPTEDADYGLFYNVNFPPVPAGEVKGARIAAQGFRRGTHFGVEPHASPSGRRFLWITGGNQHIPTAPGTDAAVNLDGYISVTPMRADLTAHDALDALRAIE, encoded by the coding sequence ATGCGTATTCTCATCACGAACGACGACGGTATCAACGCGCCCGGATTGAAGGTCCTGACCGCTATTGCGGAAGAGCTCGCCGGACCCGAGGGTGAGGTCTGGACGGTCGCCCCGGCCTTTGAACAATCCGGCGTGGCCCATTGTATCAGCTACACCCATCCGATGATGATTGCACAGATGGGCGACCGCCGCTTTGCCGCCGAAGGGTCGCCGGCGGATTGCGTGCTGGCCGGCCTTCATGATGTGATGAAGGACGCACCACCCGAACTTGTCCTGTCGGGGGTCAACCGAGGGAACAATTCGGCTGAAAACGCCCTTTACTCCGGCACCCTGGGAGGCGCGCTGGAGGCCGCCCTTCAGGGTCTGCCGGCCCTCGCACTGTCACAATATTACGGGCCGCGTAACGTTCAGACCCAGAACCCTTTCGAGGCGGCCGCCGTTCATGGTGCGGATCTCATTCGCAAGATCCTTGATGCCACGCCGACGGAGGATGCCGATTACGGCCTGTTCTACAATGTAAACTTCCCGCCGGTGCCAGCCGGTGAGGTCAAGGGCGCGCGCATCGCGGCCCAGGGGTTCCGGCGTGGAACGCATTTTGGTGTAGAACCGCACGCCTCCCCCTCCGGGCGCCGCTTTCTTTGGATCACCGGCGGCAATCAGCATATCCCGACAGCACCCGGAACCGATGCCGCCGTCAATCTGGACGGATACATCTCGGTAACACCCATGCGTGCCGACTTGACCGCCCATGACGCGCTGGATGCACTTCGGGCAATCGAATGA
- a CDS encoding peptidoglycan DD-metalloendopeptidase family protein has translation MSHLRKTVPLLAACLAIAGCTEPLDFDLRGNLGGFSTAPAARTATAERPQADARGVISYPNYQVAVARRGDTVADVASRVGVDAGALARFNGIDVDVGLRDGEVLALPARVSEPAPGTPGAIDITTLAGNAIDNAPATTPVETTTLEPSPAAAAPVAQEPVRHKVERGETAFTIARLYNVPVRSLGEWNGLGSDFAIREGQFLLIPVASQTPPRRGAAGAADVTQPGSGSPTPTPPSSTTPLPDEQVQAADTPSEAEPPVDVGTPSRSSGAAMALPVQGRIIRDYAKGRNDGIDIASDPGTPVAAAADGTVAAITEDANNVPIIVVRHPDNVLTVYANVDGIAVNKGDQVKRGQKLAQLREGDNAYVHFEVREGFESVDPTPYLN, from the coding sequence ATGAGCCATCTTCGCAAAACCGTTCCGCTGCTGGCGGCTTGCCTTGCCATTGCGGGATGCACCGAACCGCTGGACTTTGATCTGCGGGGCAATCTCGGCGGCTTCAGCACCGCCCCGGCGGCCCGCACGGCCACGGCGGAGCGACCGCAGGCGGACGCACGCGGTGTGATTTCCTACCCCAACTATCAGGTCGCGGTCGCGCGCCGGGGGGATACCGTCGCCGACGTGGCAAGCCGGGTCGGGGTGGATGCCGGGGCCCTCGCCCGCTTTAATGGGATCGATGTGGATGTCGGTCTGCGGGACGGTGAAGTTCTGGCCCTGCCCGCCCGCGTGTCGGAGCCTGCCCCGGGAACACCCGGCGCCATCGATATCACGACGCTTGCCGGCAATGCGATTGACAACGCCCCCGCGACAACGCCGGTGGAAACCACGACGCTTGAGCCTTCTCCGGCCGCTGCAGCTCCGGTCGCACAGGAGCCTGTTCGTCACAAAGTGGAACGCGGCGAGACCGCCTTTACCATCGCGCGGCTCTACAACGTTCCGGTACGTTCGCTGGGCGAATGGAACGGTCTGGGATCTGATTTCGCCATTCGGGAAGGGCAGTTTCTGCTGATCCCCGTGGCCTCGCAAACGCCGCCGCGCCGTGGGGCGGCAGGAGCCGCAGATGTGACGCAGCCGGGATCCGGATCGCCAACGCCAACTCCGCCAAGCTCGACAACACCGCTCCCGGACGAGCAGGTGCAAGCGGCCGACACCCCCTCCGAAGCGGAGCCGCCCGTCGATGTCGGCACACCGTCACGCAGCAGCGGCGCAGCCATGGCCTTGCCCGTACAGGGGCGCATCATTCGTGACTACGCCAAGGGGCGCAACGATGGCATAGACATCGCATCGGATCCCGGCACACCGGTTGCCGCGGCCGCGGACGGCACAGTGGCCGCGATCACGGAAGATGCCAACAACGTGCCGATCATCGTTGTGCGCCATCCCGATAACGTTCTCACCGTCTATGCCAATGTAGACGGGATTGCGGTCAACAAGGGCGATCAGGTCAAGCGCGGCCAAAAGCTGGCGCAACTGCGCGAGGGCGACAACGCCTATGTTCATTTCGAGGTGCGGGAAGGCTTTGAATCGGTCGATCCGACGCCGTATCTGAACTGA
- a CDS encoding ATP-binding protein, with translation MNEDSLARIAAALDRISPPPLAAPDFDAAPAFVWHVEPDRLEPVHQIARVDLDLLIGVDRSRDTLLANTRQFAKGLSANNALLWGARGMGKSSLVKAVHGAVQADCPALKLVELQREDLPSVGRLLAHLREAPAHRFILFCDDLSFSHDDQHYKSLKAVLDGGIEGRPDNVVLYATSNRRHLMPRDMIENERSTAISPSEAVEEKVSLSDRFGLWLGFHPCSQDEYLSMIDGYCTAYGVQTEAATLRAEAIEWQATRGARSGRVAWQFFVDLAGRSGVRLEQAGPADP, from the coding sequence GTGAACGAAGACAGCCTGGCACGGATCGCGGCGGCGTTGGACAGGATATCGCCGCCGCCGCTGGCTGCCCCGGATTTCGATGCGGCCCCGGCCTTTGTCTGGCATGTCGAGCCGGACCGGCTGGAGCCGGTGCATCAGATCGCACGCGTGGACCTGGATCTGCTGATCGGGGTGGATCGCTCACGCGACACTTTGCTGGCGAATACACGACAGTTTGCGAAGGGCCTGAGCGCCAACAACGCGTTGCTCTGGGGCGCCCGAGGTATGGGAAAATCCAGCCTAGTCAAGGCAGTGCATGGCGCTGTTCAAGCGGATTGCCCAGCCTTGAAACTGGTCGAGCTGCAACGGGAGGACCTGCCGTCGGTCGGGCGGCTTCTGGCGCATCTGAGGGAGGCGCCTGCGCACAGGTTCATTCTCTTTTGCGATGATCTGTCCTTCAGCCACGATGATCAGCATTACAAAAGCCTCAAGGCGGTGCTGGATGGCGGGATCGAGGGACGGCCTGACAATGTGGTGCTGTACGCCACATCGAACCGGCGCCATCTGATGCCGCGGGATATGATAGAGAACGAACGCTCCACCGCGATCAGCCCGTCGGAGGCGGTCGAGGAGAAAGTATCCCTGTCGGACCGGTTCGGATTGTGGCTGGGTTTTCATCCCTGCAGTCAGGATGAATACCTCTCTATGATCGACGGGTATTGCACGGCCTATGGCGTGCAGACGGAGGCCGCAACGCTGAGGGCAGAGGCCATCGAATGGCAGGCCACGCGCGGCGCGCGCTCAGGCCGGGTGGCATGGCAGTTCTTTGTCGATCTCGCCGGTCGCTCCGGTGTGCGGCTGGAACAAGCAGGCCCGGCAGATCCCTGA
- a CDS encoding LysR family transcriptional regulator: protein MNWQAISFDWNQVRAFLATVEEGSLSAAARALGSTQPTVGRQVAALEEALGVLLFERVGRSLALTPTGRDLFSHVRAMGEMATRISLTASGRSQEVAGKVSITASDGMSTYLLPRILERLRAQVPGIEIDVVAANDLRDLQRREADIAIRHVRPEQPELIARLVREEEGHIYVSPGYIARYGRPETLEDLNRGTYVGVGDRAEMILWLNRMGLSLTPENFPICVDSTVAAWEMARQGLGLGVNIDQIAALAPEMEQVAPPLEPIPVPTWLVTHRELHTSRRIRVVFDFLAEALAG from the coding sequence ATGAATTGGCAGGCGATCTCCTTCGATTGGAACCAGGTGCGGGCGTTTTTGGCGACGGTCGAGGAGGGCTCTCTGTCGGCGGCGGCGCGGGCGCTAGGCTCCACCCAGCCTACGGTGGGGCGGCAGGTGGCCGCACTGGAGGAGGCGCTGGGCGTACTGCTTTTTGAACGGGTGGGGCGCTCGCTGGCGCTGACGCCGACGGGACGAGATCTGTTCAGCCACGTGCGCGCGATGGGAGAGATGGCCACGCGGATCTCTCTGACGGCGTCGGGCCGGTCGCAGGAGGTGGCAGGCAAGGTGTCGATCACGGCAAGCGACGGGATGTCGACCTATCTGTTGCCGCGCATTCTGGAGCGGTTGAGGGCACAGGTGCCGGGGATCGAGATCGACGTGGTCGCGGCCAATGATCTGAGGGATCTGCAACGGCGCGAGGCCGATATCGCCATTCGCCACGTTCGCCCGGAACAGCCGGAACTGATTGCGAGGCTGGTGCGGGAGGAGGAGGGGCATATCTACGTCTCGCCCGGCTATATTGCGCGATATGGGCGGCCCGAGACGTTGGAGGATCTCAACCGCGGAACCTATGTCGGCGTGGGCGACCGGGCCGAGATGATCTTGTGGCTGAACCGGATGGGGCTCTCGCTGACGCCGGAGAATTTTCCGATCTGTGTCGACAGCACCGTCGCGGCCTGGGAGATGGCGCGGCAGGGGCTGGGGCTGGGTGTGAACATTGACCAGATTGCCGCGCTTGCGCCGGAGATGGAGCAGGTCGCACCGCCGCTGGAGCCGATCCCGGTGCCGACCTGGCTGGTGACGCATCGCGAGTTGCACACGAGCCGGCGCATCCGGGTGGTGTTCGATTTTCTGGCCGAGGCGCTGGCGGGTTAG
- the tatC gene encoding twin-arginine translocase subunit TatC, with the protein MSQTDEIDDSAAPLIEHLAELRTRLIHCVVGFLVGMVICFTVATPIFNFLTNPLCQVLAERGQDCDLIFISPQEGFFVAIKVSLLGGFLLAFPYIGLQMWRFVAPGLYKSEKGAFLPFLIASPFMFFLGASFAFYVVTPLAYDFFLGFQQFGAEGEAVAGEDGAPLSVVFQGSAQEYLNLTIKFIVAFGLCFQLPVLLTLMGKAGLVSAEGLGNVRKYAVVAILVLAALVTPPDVITQVILFVVVYGLYEVSIQLVRRVERKREAQLREDGYYDDEEEFDDPLMDEFERDDSK; encoded by the coding sequence ATGAGCCAGACGGATGAGATCGACGACAGCGCTGCCCCGCTGATCGAGCATCTGGCCGAGTTGCGCACGCGGCTCATTCACTGCGTGGTGGGTTTTCTGGTGGGTATGGTGATCTGTTTCACCGTGGCCACGCCGATCTTCAACTTCCTCACCAACCCGCTCTGCCAGGTGCTGGCCGAGAGGGGGCAGGATTGCGACCTGATCTTCATCTCGCCACAGGAAGGTTTCTTCGTGGCGATCAAGGTGTCGTTGCTTGGCGGGTTCCTTCTGGCCTTTCCCTATATCGGCCTGCAGATGTGGCGGTTCGTGGCGCCTGGCCTTTACAAGTCCGAGAAGGGCGCGTTCCTGCCCTTTTTGATCGCCTCACCTTTCATGTTCTTTCTGGGCGCGTCCTTTGCGTTCTACGTGGTCACCCCGCTCGCTTATGATTTCTTCCTGGGCTTCCAGCAATTCGGGGCCGAGGGTGAAGCCGTGGCGGGTGAAGACGGCGCGCCGCTGAGCGTGGTCTTTCAGGGTTCAGCTCAGGAATATCTGAACCTGACGATCAAGTTCATCGTGGCCTTTGGCCTCTGCTTCCAGCTTCCAGTGCTGTTGACCCTGATGGGCAAGGCGGGGCTGGTGAGCGCCGAAGGTTTGGGCAATGTGCGTAAATACGCGGTGGTGGCCATTCTTGTCCTGGCGGCACTGGTGACCCCGCCGGACGTGATCACGCAGGTGATCCTCTTCGTGGTGGTCTACGGGCTTTACGAGGTGTCGATCCAGCTTGTCCGCCGGGTGGAGCGCAAGCGCGAGGCGCAATTGCGCGAGGACGGGTACTACGATGACGAGGAAGAGTTCGACGATCCGCTGATGGATGAGTTCGAACGGGACGACAGCAAGTGA
- the tatB gene encoding Sec-independent protein translocase protein TatB, protein MFDLGFAELLVIGIVALIVVGPKDLPVLFRNVGRFVGKARGMAREFSRAMNDAADESGVRDVAKGLKSATNPIGSAMDGVKEAARDMTSSLDPTKYDPDSETGKLAADRAEKAKKIQAATARAAAERKAREAQEALAKAEEYEAELKDDKG, encoded by the coding sequence ATGTTCGATCTGGGCTTTGCCGAGCTGCTGGTCATCGGGATCGTGGCGCTGATCGTTGTCGGACCGAAGGACCTGCCGGTGCTCTTTCGCAATGTGGGCCGCTTCGTGGGTAAGGCGCGCGGCATGGCACGGGAATTCAGCCGTGCGATGAACGACGCGGCAGATGAAAGCGGTGTGCGCGACGTGGCCAAGGGGCTGAAGAGCGCGACCAACCCGATCGGATCGGCGATGGATGGCGTGAAAGAGGCGGCGCGTGATATGACATCAAGCCTCGATCCCACGAAATACGACCCCGACAGCGAGACCGGCAAGCTGGCCGCGGACCGGGCCGAGAAGGCCAAGAAGATCCAGGCCGCCACGGCGCGCGCGGCGGCCGAGCGCAAGGCCCGCGAGGCGCAGGAGGCCCTGGCCAAGGCCGAGGAATACGAGGCCGAGCTGAAGGACGACAAGGGATGA
- the tatA gene encoding twin-arginine translocase TatA/TatE family subunit, protein MLNNIGLPGLLLIAVVVLVLFGRGKISSLMGEVGKGITAFKKGVKDSNDELEDQSAETAKDVTPETEKDKA, encoded by the coding sequence ATGCTGAACAATATCGGCCTTCCCGGCCTTCTTCTGATCGCGGTTGTGGTGCTGGTCCTGTTCGGACGGGGCAAGATCAGTTCGCTTATGGGCGAGGTGGGCAAGGGCATCACGGCCTTCAAGAAGGGCGTGAAGGACAGCAATGACGAGCTTGAGGATCAGTCGGCAGAGACGGCCAAGGACGTCACGCCCGAGACCGAGAAAGACAAGGCGTAA
- a CDS encoding LytS/YhcK type 5TM receptor domain-containing protein: MKLDISSILDLTASLGLIVILGYAYAQLRRGLRFPRVSQAFLGLSFGIGAVFQMYRPFEPIEGLIIDLRNIPIALAGAFLGWQAALVCLGVAAAARLGIGGVGMWAGVLGMTIAMSMGLTWAHITRQIDRRSASHMVLLAGLASAHLLGATILPEVSRTWFFSEAALPILLLNMLTIPIVSGVLELERMKFEDEKRLRASISVDPDSGLMTPKTFQRECGIRASAMGDASYTRMLILRLRPNHARHSWGRPALAKQLLAAMHRRLQDAMPQFGFAGTFGTSILLVPLTQADLLDIDDIRVKTRRAVTEEPYILPGGGQQHVTVDMKVMHVPQGVDLETLLGSLSFNSLIKIPRIPKQTGKGKNVTGQPCRLTRSAAPSQARIGKLFDKADLLMAEAERPAD, translated from the coding sequence ATGAAGCTCGACATTTCAAGCATCCTGGATCTGACCGCCTCCCTGGGGCTGATTGTCATATTGGGATATGCCTATGCACAATTGCGGCGCGGTCTGCGATTTCCAAGGGTCAGTCAGGCGTTCCTGGGGCTCAGTTTCGGCATCGGCGCGGTGTTTCAGATGTACCGCCCGTTCGAGCCGATAGAAGGACTGATCATCGACCTTCGAAACATCCCCATCGCCCTGGCTGGGGCCTTTCTGGGGTGGCAGGCGGCGCTGGTTTGCCTGGGCGTGGCCGCTGCGGCCCGTCTGGGCATCGGCGGGGTCGGCATGTGGGCCGGTGTGCTGGGCATGACCATCGCGATGAGCATGGGACTGACTTGGGCGCATATAACGCGCCAGATCGACAGGCGTTCCGCGTCCCATATGGTGTTGCTCGCTGGCCTCGCTTCGGCCCATCTCCTTGGGGCCACCATCTTGCCCGAGGTCTCGCGCACATGGTTTTTTTCCGAGGCGGCGCTGCCGATCTTGCTGTTGAACATGCTCACGATCCCGATTGTCAGCGGCGTGCTTGAACTCGAACGCATGAAGTTTGAAGATGAAAAACGGCTTCGGGCATCCATCAGCGTTGACCCTGACAGCGGTCTCATGACGCCAAAGACGTTCCAGCGGGAATGCGGGATCCGCGCCAGCGCGATGGGGGATGCCTCCTATACGCGCATGCTGATCCTGCGGTTGCGGCCAAACCATGCCCGGCATAGCTGGGGCAGACCGGCGCTCGCCAAACAACTGCTGGCCGCGATGCATCGCAGGCTGCAGGACGCAATGCCGCAATTCGGCTTCGCGGGAACATTCGGGACCTCGATATTACTGGTGCCGCTGACCCAAGCCGATCTTCTGGATATCGATGACATCCGCGTCAAAACCCGCCGTGCCGTGACCGAGGAACCTTATATCCTGCCCGGCGGCGGGCAACAGCATGTGACCGTCGACATGAAGGTCATGCATGTCCCCCAAGGGGTCGACCTGGAAACGCTGCTCGGGTCCCTGTCCTTCAACAGCCTCATCAAAATACCGCGCATCCCAAAGCAGACCGGAAAGGGAAAGAATGTGACGGGTCAACCCTGCCGCCTCACCCGGTCGGCCGCACCCAGTCAGGCAAGAATAGGCAAGCTGTTCGACAAGGCCGATCTGCTCATGGCCGAAGCCGAACGGCCCGCAGATTGA
- a CDS encoding SDR family oxidoreductase: MTQTALITGASRGLGAALAEALAPSHHVIAVARTVGALEELDDRIQAAGGQATLAPMDITDPAAMATLCRGVHDRWKHLDLWLHTAVHAAPLSPADHIDAKDWQKSLEVNSNATARLIPFIAPLLGQTGQAVFFDDPRAGEKFFGPYGATKAAQIALARSWQAETAKTGPRIHILSPAPMPTAIRARFFPGETRADLAAPADEARRVLSEIGLRT; encoded by the coding sequence TGACACAAACCGCACTTATCACCGGCGCTTCGCGTGGCCTTGGGGCCGCCCTGGCGGAAGCGCTTGCGCCCAGCCATCATGTCATCGCCGTGGCCCGCACGGTCGGCGCCCTTGAAGAGCTAGACGACCGGATACAGGCCGCAGGCGGCCAAGCCACTCTGGCCCCGATGGACATCACCGATCCCGCAGCGATGGCAACACTCTGCCGGGGGGTGCATGATCGCTGGAAACACCTCGATCTCTGGCTACACACCGCCGTCCATGCCGCCCCTCTCAGCCCCGCCGATCACATCGATGCCAAGGACTGGCAGAAATCGCTTGAGGTCAACAGCAATGCCACGGCCCGTCTGATCCCCTTCATCGCGCCTCTTCTGGGCCAAACCGGACAGGCCGTCTTTTTCGACGATCCCCGCGCCGGTGAGAAGTTCTTTGGCCCTTATGGCGCCACCAAGGCCGCGCAAATCGCGCTCGCGCGCAGCTGGCAGGCCGAAACCGCCAAAACCGGTCCGCGCATCCACATCCTCTCCCCCGCTCCGATGCCCACCGCCATCCGGGCGCGGTTTTTTCCCGGGGAGACACGGGCCGACCTCGCCGCTCCCGCGGACGAAGCACGGCGGGTGCTGAGCGAGATCGGGTTGCGGACCTGA